One genomic window of Monodelphis domestica isolate mMonDom1 chromosome 1, mMonDom1.pri, whole genome shotgun sequence includes the following:
- the LOC100028644 gene encoding olfactory receptor 4K13-like: MEMNNSMVNEFILLGLTNSWELEIFFFVVFFLAYTLILTGNFLIILMVTLDSHLHSTPMYFLLANLSLFDMSLSTVTVPKMIIDFFRERKTISLWGCMAQMFLAHLFGGSEMTLLIVMAVDRYVAICKPLHYTTIMNRRILVGSVLLSWIVGFVHTMSQMAFMVNLPFCGPNVIDDVFCDLPLVLKLACTDTYILEMLVIADSGLLSLISFILLLVSYTIILVTVWHRSASGLSKALSTLAAHITVVILFFGPITLIYAWPVDSYTLDKFLSVFYSVITPLLNPIIYTLRNQEMKAAMIRLRSRHISSKPIF, from the coding sequence ATGGAGATGAATAACTCTATGGTGAATGAATTCATTTTGTTGGGACTCACCAATTCTTGGGAacttgagattttcttttttgtggttttctttctgGCCTATACATTAATCTTGACTGGGAACTTTCTCATTATACTCATGGTGACTCTTGACTCCCATCTGCATTCAACCCCCATGTACTTCCTCCTGGCCAACCTCTCTCTTTTTGACATGTCTCTTTCCACTGTTACTGTCCCCAAAATGATCATAGACttcttcagagaaaggaaaactatCTCCCTGTGGGGCTGCATGGCACAGATGTTTCTGGCTCATCTCTTTGGAGGTAGTGAGATGACTCTTCTCATAGTTATGGCTGTTGACAGATATGTTGCAATATGTAAGCCCCTCCATTATACAACTATCATGAACCGTCGAATTCTGGTAGGGAGTGTGCTGCTCTCATGGATTGTTGGTTTTGTGCACACTATGAGCCAAATGGCCTTCATGGTGAATCTGCCCTTCTGTGGCCCTAATGTGATTGATGATGTTTTTTGTGACCTTCCCCTTGTCTTGAAACTAGCCTGCACTGACACCTATATCCTAGAAATGCTTGTTATTGCTGATAGTGGACtgctttccctgatctccttcaTTCTGTTGCTTGTCTCCTATACTATAATATTAGTCACTGTCTGGCATCGCTCTGCTAGTGGTCTCTCTAAGGCTCTGTCCACACTGGCTGCTCATATCACAGTGGTAATTCTTTTCTTTGGACCTATCACCTTAATTTATGCTTGGCCAGTGGATAGCTATACATTAGACAAATTTCTTTCAGTGTTTTACTCAGTTATAACTCCCCTACTTAATCCAATTATCTATACCTTGAGAAATCAGGAGATGAAAGCAGCCATGATTAGACTGAGAAGCAGGCATATCAGTTCCAAGCCAATCTTCTAA